The nucleotide sequence TCCTGCTGCTCGGGGTTGAGTTGCTTGACGGCGGTCAGCAACGCGACGTTCGTGATGTGCTCGACCACCGCCGCTTCCGGGCTGCCCTCCGGCCCCCGATCCTCGCGGTCCGCATCCAGAACGTCACCCGTAGTAACTTCCAGGCGGTACCGGCCGGACTTGAAGTGGTCCGCGACCAGGTTCCGGGCGATGGTCACCAGCCAGGCGCCCAGGTCGCGGCCCTGCCAGGTGAAGCTGCCGATCCGCTTCAGCGCCCGCAGGAAGGTGTCCGAGGTGAGGTCCTCGGCGAGTTGCCGGTTGCCGACCCGGAAGTAGACGAACCGGAAGACCGTGTCGACGTACCGGTCGTAGATCAGGCCGAACGCCTCGGGCTCGCCGGCCTGGGCCCGTTCGACAAGTGCCCAGACCTCCCGGGCCGGGTCCGACTCGTCCGGCCGGGACGGATAGCCGGTCGGGGGTGCGCCGCCGCCGGAACCGGTCGTCTTCTCGGTGGCCGGCACCACCGGCAGCAGCGCGGTCTCGCTCTCCGGTAGGTCGGTCCGGCCGGGCGGCGCCGTGGCCCCCGGCTGGGCCGGCATCGCCGGGCGGGCCGGACTGGCCACCCGGCCGCCGACCGGTCGGGCGTTGCCGCCGGGGGTGTTGTGCCGGGGCGGCGTCTCGTTCGGATGTGGACGATTCCGGATCCGCTTCGAGCCCCCGTCGCCACGTACCGCCAGGCTCAACATGTCGTCCATGGAGACGCGGAG is from Micromonospora sp. WMMD1102 and encodes:
- a CDS encoding ECF subfamily RNA polymerase sigma factor, BldN family, which encodes MLSLAVRGDGGSKRIRNRPHPNETPPRHNTPGGNARPVGGRVASPARPAMPAQPGATAPPGRTDLPESETALLPVVPATEKTTGSGGGAPPTGYPSRPDESDPAREVWALVERAQAGEPEAFGLIYDRYVDTVFRFVYFRVGNRQLAEDLTSDTFLRALKRIGSFTWQGRDLGAWLVTIARNLVADHFKSGRYRLEVTTGDVLDADREDRGPEGSPEAAVVEHITNVALLTAVKQLNPEQQECIVLRFLQGFSVAETAQAMGKNEGAIKALQYRAVRALARLLPDGFQP